From Vigna unguiculata cultivar IT97K-499-35 chromosome 5, ASM411807v1, whole genome shotgun sequence, the proteins below share one genomic window:
- the LOC114184359 gene encoding U-box domain-containing protein 33 isoform X2, with the protein MAVVSPVPATSQRMGSVRSPSDASGEILEEPNPGVVDQPIYVAVAKEVKESRSNLIWAIQHSGGKRICILYVHVPATMIPLLGGKFPTSALKEEQVQAYWEEQKQGMHKTLDEYLQICRRMGVRAEKLHIEMDSIEKGIIELVSQHGIRKLVMGAASDKYYNRRMMDLRSKKAIYVCKQAPASCHIQFICKGHLIHTRDHSLNEGTVEVASPLVQQVPNSVRTFRSQSATLGQDRRGNLTNHALELLRRVRSAGDGHVASFPAVSSPEETVGFSTPRDRTGTEVSSDESERLSRMSPSGLSTCSDSAVDIALNPGLITESSENALELTLSQLVIEDLHHSSPPSTLDGGIDDTIYDQLQQAMTEAEDASLTAYKETVRRRNAEKEAFEAIRKAKASESLYTEELKLRKLAEEELRKEKEELENAKRLRDKVKEELRLALDQKASLESQIASSELIIKELEQKIVSAVDLLQSYKNEREELQIQRDNALREAEELRKKQGEASSSHVPQLFSEFSFSEIKEATNNFNPTLKIGEGGYGSIFKGVLSYTEVAIKRLHSDSMQGPLEFQQEVDVLSKLRHPNLITLIGACPDAWALVYEYLPNGSLEDRLACKDNTPPLSWQTRIRVASELCSALIFLHSSKPHSVVHGDLKPSNILLDANLISKLSDFGICRILSNCESSSSNSTQFWKTDPKGTFVYMDPEFLASGELTPKSDVYSFGIILLRLLTGRPALGITKEVKYGLDTGKLKSLLDPLAGDWPFVQAEQLARLALRCCDMNRKSRPDLYSDVWRILDAMRVSSGGTNSFGLSSEGLSQPPSYFICPIFQEVMRDPHVAADGFTYEAEAIRGWLDGGNDNSPMTNGKLAHHNLVPNRALRSAIHDWLQNH; encoded by the exons ATGGCTGTGGTGAGTCCTGTGCCTGCAACATCACAAAGGATGGGTTCTGTGAGGTCACCTTCTGATGCTAGTGGGGAAATTTTGGAGGAGCCTAATCCAGGTGTTGTTGATCAGCCAATCTATGTTGCCGTAGCAAAAGAAGTGAAGGAGAGCAGATCAAATCTGATATGGGCAATTCAACACTCCGGAGGAAAGAGGATTTGCATTCTTTATGTTCATGTTCCTGCAACAATGATCCCCCTAC TGGGAGGTAAATTTCCCACAAGTGCACTAAAAGAGGAGCAGGTTCAAGCATACTGGGAAGAACAAAAGCAGGGCATGCATAAGACTCTGGATGAATATCTTCAAATCTGTCGACGGATGGGG GTGCGAGCAGAAAAACTGCATATTGAAATGGATAGCATTGAAAAAGGAATCATAGAGCTTGTATCTCAGCATGGCATCCGAAAGCTTGTAATGGGAGCAGCATCAGATAAGTACTATAATAG GAGAATGATGGACCTTAGATCTAAGAAAGCCATCTATGTGTGTAAACAAGCTCCAGCTTCTTGTCACATACAGTTTATCTGCAAAGGGCACCTTATACACACAAG GGATCACAGTTTGAATGAAGGTACTGTAGAGGTTGCATCTCCTTTGGTGCAGCAAGTGCCAAACTCTGTGAGAACTTTCAGATCACAGTCTGCTACACTGGGGCAAGATCGTCGAGGAAATCTAACCAATCATGCGCTAGAGCTTCTACGCAGAGTGAGGTCTGCCGGTGATGGACATGTAGCAAGCTTTCCGGCTGTTTCTTCTCCAGAAGAAACTGTAGGGTTTTCAACTCCACGTGACAGGACGGGTACAGAAGTAAGTTCTGATGAATCAGAGAGGCTGTCAAGGATGAGTCCTTCTGGCTTGTCAACATGCTCTGACAGTGCAGTTGATATAGCTTTGAACCCAGGATTGATTACTGAAAGCAGTGAGAATGCATTAGAGTTGACTTTGAGTCAGCTGGTTATAGAGGATCTTCATCATTCATCTCCCCCTAGTACACTG GATGGTGGAATAGATGATACTATCTACGACCAGCTTCAACAAGCTATGACCGAAGCTGAGGATGCTTCCCTAACTGCGTATAAAGAAACTGTAAGGCGTAGGAATGCTGAAAAAGAAGCCTTTGAAGCTATACGCAAG GCTAAAGCTTCTGAAAGCTTATATACGGAGGAGTTGAAGCTGAGGAAATTGGCAGAGGAAGAACttaggaaagaaaaagaagaacttGAGAATGCCAAGAGACTGAGAGACAAAGTTAAGGAAGAACTCCGCCTCGCCCTTGATCAGAAGGCATCTCTGGAGAGTCAGATTGCATCATCTGAACTTATTATAAAGGAGCTGGAGCAGAAGATTGTATCTGCTGTTGATCTGTTACAGAGCTACAAGAATGAACGAGAGGAATTGCAGATTCAGCGTGATAATGCATTAAGAGAGGCTGAAGAATTGAGGAAAAAGCAAGGAGAGGCCTCAAGCTCCCATGTCCCTCAATTGTTCTCAGAATTCTCTTTTTCAGAGATTAAAGAAGCAACAAATAACTTCAATCCAACCTTAAAAATAGGTGAAGGTGGATATGGAAGTATATTTAAAGGTGTCTTGAGTTACACTGAGGTGGCTATAAAAAGATTGCACTCTGACAGCATGCAAGGACCCTTGGAGTTTCAACAGGAG GTTGATGTGTTGAGCAAGCTAAGGCATCCCAATCTTATCACACTCATTGGAGCCTGCCCAGATGCATGGGCTCTTGTCTATGAGTATTTACCCAATGGAAGCCTTGAAGACCGCCTTGCCTGCAAGGATAATACCCCTCCATTATCGTGGCAAACTCGAATCCGTGTTGCTTCTGAACTATGCTCTGCCCTCATCTTTCTCCATTCCAGTAAACCTCACAGCGTAGTGCATGGTGACTTGAAACCATCCAACATTCTCCTTGATGCAAACCTCATTAGCAAGCTTAGTGACTTTGGAATATGTCGTATACTATCGAACTGTGAGAGTTCCAGTAGCAATTCTACACAGTTTTGGAAAACTGACCCAAAGGGAACATTTGTCTACATGGATCCTGAATTTCTTGCCTCAGGGGAACTTACTCCGAAGTCAGATGTTTATTCATTTGGAATCATATTGTTGAGATTGTTGACAGGGAGACCAGCCTTGGGAATAACAAAGGAAGTGAAATATGGATTAGATACTGGAAAGTTGAAATCCCTTTTGGATCCTTTGGCTGGAGACTGGCCATTTGTGCAGGCTGAACAATTGGCTCGCTTGGCTTTGAGATGTTGTGATATGAACCGAAAGAGCCGTCCAGATCTTTATTCTGATGTCTGGAGGATACTTGATGCAATGAGGGTTTCTTCTGGAGGCACAAACTCCTTTGGACTAAGTTCTGAAGGTctttcacaacctccatcataTTTTATCTGCCCAATCTTccag GAAGTAATGCGAGATCCACATGTAGCTGCAGATGGTTTTACTTATGAAGCTGAGGCTATACGAGGATGGCTTGATGGTGGTAATGACAACTCACCAATGACTAATGGTAAGCTTGCACATCACAATCTTGTTCCCAATCGTGCTCTTCGCTCTGCAATCCATGACTGGCTTCAAAACCACTGA
- the LOC114184359 gene encoding U-box domain-containing protein 33 isoform X1 yields MAVVSPVPATSQRMGSVRSPSDASGEILEEPNPGVVDQPIYVAVAKEVKESRSNLIWAIQHSGGKRICILYVHVPATMIPLLGGKFPTSALKEEQVQAYWEEQKQGMHKTLDEYLQICRRMGVRAEKLHIEMDSIEKGIIELVSQHGIRKLVMGAASDKYYNRRMMDLRSKKAIYVCKQAPASCHIQFICKGHLIHTRDHSLNEGTVEVASPLVQQVPNSVRTFRSQSATLGQDRRGNLTNHALELLRRVRSAGDGHVASFPAVSSPEETVGFSTPRDRTGTEVSSDESERLSRMSPSGLSTCSDSAVDIALNPGLITESSENALELTLSQLVIEDLHHSSPPSTLQDGGIDDTIYDQLQQAMTEAEDASLTAYKETVRRRNAEKEAFEAIRKAKASESLYTEELKLRKLAEEELRKEKEELENAKRLRDKVKEELRLALDQKASLESQIASSELIIKELEQKIVSAVDLLQSYKNEREELQIQRDNALREAEELRKKQGEASSSHVPQLFSEFSFSEIKEATNNFNPTLKIGEGGYGSIFKGVLSYTEVAIKRLHSDSMQGPLEFQQEVDVLSKLRHPNLITLIGACPDAWALVYEYLPNGSLEDRLACKDNTPPLSWQTRIRVASELCSALIFLHSSKPHSVVHGDLKPSNILLDANLISKLSDFGICRILSNCESSSSNSTQFWKTDPKGTFVYMDPEFLASGELTPKSDVYSFGIILLRLLTGRPALGITKEVKYGLDTGKLKSLLDPLAGDWPFVQAEQLARLALRCCDMNRKSRPDLYSDVWRILDAMRVSSGGTNSFGLSSEGLSQPPSYFICPIFQEVMRDPHVAADGFTYEAEAIRGWLDGGNDNSPMTNGKLAHHNLVPNRALRSAIHDWLQNH; encoded by the exons ATGGCTGTGGTGAGTCCTGTGCCTGCAACATCACAAAGGATGGGTTCTGTGAGGTCACCTTCTGATGCTAGTGGGGAAATTTTGGAGGAGCCTAATCCAGGTGTTGTTGATCAGCCAATCTATGTTGCCGTAGCAAAAGAAGTGAAGGAGAGCAGATCAAATCTGATATGGGCAATTCAACACTCCGGAGGAAAGAGGATTTGCATTCTTTATGTTCATGTTCCTGCAACAATGATCCCCCTAC TGGGAGGTAAATTTCCCACAAGTGCACTAAAAGAGGAGCAGGTTCAAGCATACTGGGAAGAACAAAAGCAGGGCATGCATAAGACTCTGGATGAATATCTTCAAATCTGTCGACGGATGGGG GTGCGAGCAGAAAAACTGCATATTGAAATGGATAGCATTGAAAAAGGAATCATAGAGCTTGTATCTCAGCATGGCATCCGAAAGCTTGTAATGGGAGCAGCATCAGATAAGTACTATAATAG GAGAATGATGGACCTTAGATCTAAGAAAGCCATCTATGTGTGTAAACAAGCTCCAGCTTCTTGTCACATACAGTTTATCTGCAAAGGGCACCTTATACACACAAG GGATCACAGTTTGAATGAAGGTACTGTAGAGGTTGCATCTCCTTTGGTGCAGCAAGTGCCAAACTCTGTGAGAACTTTCAGATCACAGTCTGCTACACTGGGGCAAGATCGTCGAGGAAATCTAACCAATCATGCGCTAGAGCTTCTACGCAGAGTGAGGTCTGCCGGTGATGGACATGTAGCAAGCTTTCCGGCTGTTTCTTCTCCAGAAGAAACTGTAGGGTTTTCAACTCCACGTGACAGGACGGGTACAGAAGTAAGTTCTGATGAATCAGAGAGGCTGTCAAGGATGAGTCCTTCTGGCTTGTCAACATGCTCTGACAGTGCAGTTGATATAGCTTTGAACCCAGGATTGATTACTGAAAGCAGTGAGAATGCATTAGAGTTGACTTTGAGTCAGCTGGTTATAGAGGATCTTCATCATTCATCTCCCCCTAGTACACTG CAGGATGGTGGAATAGATGATACTATCTACGACCAGCTTCAACAAGCTATGACCGAAGCTGAGGATGCTTCCCTAACTGCGTATAAAGAAACTGTAAGGCGTAGGAATGCTGAAAAAGAAGCCTTTGAAGCTATACGCAAG GCTAAAGCTTCTGAAAGCTTATATACGGAGGAGTTGAAGCTGAGGAAATTGGCAGAGGAAGAACttaggaaagaaaaagaagaacttGAGAATGCCAAGAGACTGAGAGACAAAGTTAAGGAAGAACTCCGCCTCGCCCTTGATCAGAAGGCATCTCTGGAGAGTCAGATTGCATCATCTGAACTTATTATAAAGGAGCTGGAGCAGAAGATTGTATCTGCTGTTGATCTGTTACAGAGCTACAAGAATGAACGAGAGGAATTGCAGATTCAGCGTGATAATGCATTAAGAGAGGCTGAAGAATTGAGGAAAAAGCAAGGAGAGGCCTCAAGCTCCCATGTCCCTCAATTGTTCTCAGAATTCTCTTTTTCAGAGATTAAAGAAGCAACAAATAACTTCAATCCAACCTTAAAAATAGGTGAAGGTGGATATGGAAGTATATTTAAAGGTGTCTTGAGTTACACTGAGGTGGCTATAAAAAGATTGCACTCTGACAGCATGCAAGGACCCTTGGAGTTTCAACAGGAG GTTGATGTGTTGAGCAAGCTAAGGCATCCCAATCTTATCACACTCATTGGAGCCTGCCCAGATGCATGGGCTCTTGTCTATGAGTATTTACCCAATGGAAGCCTTGAAGACCGCCTTGCCTGCAAGGATAATACCCCTCCATTATCGTGGCAAACTCGAATCCGTGTTGCTTCTGAACTATGCTCTGCCCTCATCTTTCTCCATTCCAGTAAACCTCACAGCGTAGTGCATGGTGACTTGAAACCATCCAACATTCTCCTTGATGCAAACCTCATTAGCAAGCTTAGTGACTTTGGAATATGTCGTATACTATCGAACTGTGAGAGTTCCAGTAGCAATTCTACACAGTTTTGGAAAACTGACCCAAAGGGAACATTTGTCTACATGGATCCTGAATTTCTTGCCTCAGGGGAACTTACTCCGAAGTCAGATGTTTATTCATTTGGAATCATATTGTTGAGATTGTTGACAGGGAGACCAGCCTTGGGAATAACAAAGGAAGTGAAATATGGATTAGATACTGGAAAGTTGAAATCCCTTTTGGATCCTTTGGCTGGAGACTGGCCATTTGTGCAGGCTGAACAATTGGCTCGCTTGGCTTTGAGATGTTGTGATATGAACCGAAAGAGCCGTCCAGATCTTTATTCTGATGTCTGGAGGATACTTGATGCAATGAGGGTTTCTTCTGGAGGCACAAACTCCTTTGGACTAAGTTCTGAAGGTctttcacaacctccatcataTTTTATCTGCCCAATCTTccag GAAGTAATGCGAGATCCACATGTAGCTGCAGATGGTTTTACTTATGAAGCTGAGGCTATACGAGGATGGCTTGATGGTGGTAATGACAACTCACCAATGACTAATGGTAAGCTTGCACATCACAATCTTGTTCCCAATCGTGCTCTTCGCTCTGCAATCCATGACTGGCTTCAAAACCACTGA